The following are encoded in a window of Brevibacillus ruminantium genomic DNA:
- a CDS encoding purine/pyrimidine permease produces MRLFLSSCQWAMFILAGTVVAPLAIGQAYGMTPGEIADFVQRTFLVLGVVSLLQALWGHRLPIMEGPAALWWGVFLLFASLGPAMGLEQREVLPALAMGLLASGLIFIAAGALGWMDSIRRLFSPTVIGTYFLLLVAQMSGPFLNGIFMTRDDGATGTGIAISLGTLVLTLVLARSKIMLLRSYSVLIAILFGWILFVAAGIYHPIEGGAHTLLSFPEMMAWGWPQWNSGIILTSLIVTLLLFSNLIASLEAVEQVVQPKEEVNANRSGFLMGVSQLLSTAFSTIGFVPLSYTAGFILTTRIKDKLPFILGSLAVMMMSFFPFVTVLFASIPVSVGYASVFLSFANMLGMGIREVSRGGLGERQMFIVGVSLMCGTGTMFFPATFLSVLPPYISPLLSNGLLMGVLICMVMERLMQPERITATKEWSQ; encoded by the coding sequence TTGCGATTATTTTTATCGAGCTGCCAATGGGCGATGTTTATTCTTGCTGGAACCGTGGTTGCTCCGTTGGCCATTGGGCAAGCGTACGGAATGACACCAGGGGAAATTGCTGATTTTGTTCAGCGAACCTTCCTGGTCCTGGGGGTGGTATCCCTGCTGCAGGCGCTGTGGGGACATCGCTTGCCGATCATGGAAGGACCAGCTGCCCTGTGGTGGGGTGTCTTTTTATTATTTGCCTCGCTCGGCCCGGCTATGGGGCTGGAGCAAAGAGAGGTGTTGCCCGCACTGGCAATGGGCTTGCTGGCGAGTGGACTGATTTTTATTGCGGCCGGAGCATTGGGCTGGATGGACAGCATCCGTCGTTTGTTTTCTCCAACCGTGATCGGCACGTATTTTTTACTCCTGGTGGCACAGATGAGCGGACCGTTTCTGAACGGGATATTCATGACAAGGGATGACGGAGCCACCGGTACGGGGATTGCGATCTCTTTGGGAACGCTCGTTCTCACGCTCGTTTTGGCTCGAAGCAAAATAATGTTGCTCCGCAGTTATTCGGTTCTCATTGCAATTCTGTTTGGCTGGATCCTCTTTGTGGCTGCGGGGATCTATCATCCGATCGAGGGAGGGGCACATACGCTGCTATCTTTTCCGGAGATGATGGCATGGGGATGGCCGCAATGGAATAGCGGGATTATTCTGACCTCCCTGATCGTTACGCTGCTGTTGTTCAGCAATCTGATCGCCAGTTTGGAAGCTGTCGAGCAAGTCGTACAACCAAAAGAAGAGGTAAACGCCAATCGCTCCGGATTTTTGATGGGGGTCAGCCAACTGCTGTCAACCGCCTTCTCGACTATCGGGTTTGTTCCGCTTTCTTACACGGCGGGTTTTATTCTCACGACACGTATCAAAGACAAGCTGCCGTTTATTCTCGGGAGTCTGGCTGTGATGATGATGAGCTTTTTTCCTTTTGTCACGGTCCTGTTCGCGTCGATTCCCGTTTCTGTTGGCTATGCCAGTGTGTTTTTATCCTTTGCCAATATGCTGGGGATGGGGATTCGGGAAGTCTCCAGAGGCGGTCTCGGGGAAAGACAGATGTTTATCGTAGGCGTTTCGTTAATGTGCGGGACTGGTACGATGTTTTTCCCCGCGACCTTTTTATCAGTGCTTCCTCCTTATATTAGTCCATTACTGAGCAACGGTTTGTTGATGGGCGTACTTATCTGCATGGTCATGGAGCGTCTGATGCAACCCGAGCGTATCACTGCGACAAAAGAATGGAGTCAATAG